The Argopecten irradians isolate NY chromosome 6, Ai_NY, whole genome shotgun sequence genome has a window encoding:
- the LOC138325993 gene encoding uncharacterized protein: MKLKITISFILQCIVLIGACLLVYSETLPRLHMEMESVCVDGAAILVSLHALTAMPISCTVWYKDQGRTQSVVNKTQVISVTDNNVTLSNLKKATQYLVHVVCDDNESLQKTVITGKCLSDQQSNRHDDEPDVTYKEEAIFSSSAVDIVLGLMFSVAAIITLSMTAYYMYRKYQRRRRLQQFLSTPHTDPFESLQSYMEEDS, translated from the exons GTGCCTGCTTGCTGGTATATAGCGAGACCCTCCCGCGACTTCACATGGAGATGGAGAGTGTGTGTGTAGATGGTGCTGCCATCCTGGTATCACTTCATGCTCTGACTGCGATGCCAATTTCGTGTACAGTATGGTACAAGGATCAAGGTCGAACTCAATCCGTCGTCAATAAAACACAAGTTATTTCAGTTACAGACAATAATGTTACACTAAGCAATCTTAAAAAGGCTACACAATATCTCGTCCATGTTGTTTGTGATGATAACGAGTCCCTGCAGAAGACTGTAATTACAG GTAAATGTCTGTCAGATCAGCAGTCTAACAGACACGACGATGAACCTGATGTTACTTACAAGGAGGAGGCTATATTTTCCTCGTCTGCTGTGGACATTGTACTGGGTCTGATGTTCAGTGTGGCCGCCATTATTACACTGTCCATGACGGCGTATTATATGTATCGCAAATATCAACGTAGAAGACGACTTCAACAATTCCTAAG TACACCACATACAGATCCCTTTGAAAGTCTTCAGAGCTACATGGAGGAGGACTCTTGA